One genomic region from Desulfobaccales bacterium encodes:
- a CDS encoding 2Fe-2S iron-sulfur cluster-binding protein gives MINFTINDLEVSGEDGWTILEVAREHAIDIPTLCHHGAVEPSGACRLCMVEVSDGRRSREVASCVYPIREGIKVATDTDRIKNLRRWVLQKLVDEHPGSERLLALAKTYGVTPSRFKSSDYENFCILCGLCVRACDEVAGVGSLSFGNRGVNKEVTTSYHEPSPECIGCGICLYVCPTEAMARFYAQVRVGGIFASGAGESAALRSRP, from the coding sequence ATGATCAATTTCACCATAAATGACCTGGAAGTCAGCGGTGAAGATGGCTGGACCATTTTGGAGGTGGCTCGGGAGCACGCCATCGACATCCCCACCCTCTGCCACCACGGCGCCGTGGAGCCCTCTGGAGCCTGTCGGCTCTGTATGGTGGAAGTCAGCGACGGGCGCAGAAGTCGGGAGGTAGCTTCCTGTGTCTATCCCATCCGGGAGGGCATCAAGGTGGCCACCGACACCGATCGCATCAAGAACTTACGCCGCTGGGTCCTCCAAAAGTTGGTGGACGAACATCCCGGCTCGGAGCGCCTGCTTGCTTTGGCCAAGACTTATGGCGTCACACCCTCAAGGTTCAAAAGCAGCGACTATGAAAACTTTTGTATTCTCTGCGGCCTCTGCGTCCGGGCTTGCGATGAAGTGGCCGGGGTCGGAAGCTTATCCTTCGGCAACCGGGGCGTGAACAAAGAAGTAACCACTTCTTATCATGAACCCAGTCCGGAGTGCATCGGCTGCGGGATCTGTCTGTACGTCTGCCCCACCGAAGCCATGGCACGATTCTATGCGCAGGTCAGAGTAGGTGGAATTTTCGCAAGCGGCGCCGGGGAATCGGCAGCATTGAGGAGTCGCCCATGA
- the pgsC gene encoding poly-gamma-glutamate biosynthesis protein PgsC — MIELLPVSIGIGLVVSIFLAEIFGLAGAGLVVPGYLALYLTQPVIVVTTLATGFAAFVLVRAIGSFVIVYGRRRTVLMILAGYLMGMLARYFVHPGVTDLEFAVIGFIIPGLIAVWLDRQGVIEAICSLLTAAIIVRLILVLIFGEALNQ, encoded by the coding sequence ATGATCGAGCTACTGCCCGTTTCCATCGGCATAGGCCTGGTAGTGAGCATTTTCCTGGCGGAAATATTCGGTCTCGCCGGGGCAGGTCTGGTTGTGCCGGGATATCTTGCCCTCTATCTCACCCAGCCAGTCATAGTGGTGACGACCCTGGCGACGGGTTTTGCCGCCTTTGTTCTGGTAAGAGCCATCGGTTCTTTCGTTATTGTCTATGGGAGGCGGCGCACTGTCCTGATGATCCTGGCCGGGTACCTCATGGGCATGCTGGCACGATACTTCGTCCATCCCGGGGTGACCGATCTGGAATTTGCCGTCATAGGCTTTATCATTCCCGGACTCATTGCGGTTTGGCTAGACCGGCAGGGAGTAATTGAAGCGATCTGTTCCCTGCTCACCGCGGCCATCATTGTCCGGCTTATCCTCGTCCTTATATTCGGAGAGGCCCTGAATCAATGA
- the pgsW gene encoding poly-gamma-glutamate system protein produces MKKIYWRPHGTPLLAIILVAVFAVGGDLAVERFQITERSPYYAAQLEASHLALQAMTVIKEERLKKGDPLEPQVDPAQSGLIGSFISPVTSSSGNLEAKQTSINPNFAAVIVDLLEQAGVRQGDQVAVSVTGSFPAMNIALYAALKALHLKPTIISSVASSQWGANDPDFLWIDMEHHLYNQDLFPFRSVAASIGGRYDKGKEMSEAARQSIIQAIEKNGLARITDTTLHENVDQRMSLYFKEGRPKAYINVGGGIAAVGAERRRRGLIKSGLTPSQDHLIKNGKFVVSRFLQEDTPVIHLENIKQLAAQYGLPTAPDRLPEVGKGGVYSRTRYNKWLAGAVLTGIFGGLYFFSRTDLGFRMLTVSYRRKGSAPPEPMV; encoded by the coding sequence ATGAAAAAAATTTATTGGCGGCCCCACGGCACTCCTCTTCTGGCCATTATCCTGGTGGCGGTCTTTGCAGTCGGGGGGGACCTGGCGGTTGAGCGGTTCCAGATCACCGAGAGAAGTCCTTACTATGCAGCGCAGTTGGAGGCGTCTCACCTGGCCTTGCAGGCCATGACGGTGATTAAGGAGGAGCGGCTGAAAAAGGGAGATCCTCTTGAACCGCAGGTCGATCCTGCCCAATCAGGGCTTATCGGCAGCTTCATAAGCCCGGTCACGAGTAGCTCCGGCAACCTCGAAGCTAAACAAACTTCGATAAACCCAAACTTCGCCGCAGTCATCGTCGACCTTCTCGAACAGGCCGGTGTCCGTCAGGGCGACCAGGTTGCAGTCAGCGTAACCGGTTCCTTCCCCGCCATGAATATTGCGCTCTACGCGGCCCTCAAGGCTTTGCATCTAAAACCTACCATAATCTCTTCGGTCGCTTCGTCGCAGTGGGGCGCCAATGATCCAGATTTCCTGTGGATTGATATGGAACATCATCTCTATAACCAGGACCTCTTCCCCTTCCGTTCCGTGGCTGCATCCATCGGTGGCAGATACGACAAGGGGAAAGAGATGTCGGAAGCGGCACGCCAGTCCATCATCCAAGCGATAGAAAAAAATGGCCTGGCCCGGATCACGGACACGACGTTGCATGAGAATGTGGATCAGCGCATGAGTCTCTATTTCAAGGAAGGGCGTCCCAAGGCTTATATCAATGTTGGCGGGGGAATTGCCGCAGTAGGCGCCGAGCGCCGGAGGCGCGGCTTAATTAAATCTGGCCTGACGCCCTCGCAGGATCACCTGATAAAAAATGGGAAATTCGTGGTATCCCGGTTTCTCCAAGAAGACACCCCGGTGATCCACCTGGAAAACATCAAACAGCTAGCTGCCCAATACGGGCTGCCCACAGCCCCTGACAGATTACCCGAGGTTGGCAAAGGAGGCGTCTACTCCAGGACGCGGTATAATAAATGGCTGGCCGGCGCTGTCCTTACCGGGATTTTTGGCGGCCTCTATTTCTTTTCCCGGACAGATCTGGGCTTTCGGATGCTCACGGTATCTTACCGCCGGAAGGGCTCGGCTCCGCCCGAACCTATGGTGTAA
- a CDS encoding Ku protein: protein MAGRTIWQGYIHFGDTDVPVKLHTAVKEDRIQFHLLHKRDRVKLHQQMICAYEKVPVPLEEQAKGFELEDRKYILVDPLELEQTEPESSRMIEIHEFVKTAQIDPIFLERVYYLEPDTLLKGYNALVEALQEMGVEGICTWTMRKRSYLGALQASGQILRLNTLRYADEVIPVKSLDLQKFSLSEKELKIGSDLIKQLTVPFQPEKFENEHQKKLQNLIDKKARGEKIAILRPRPMKRTAPDKLLQALEASLKKVA, encoded by the coding sequence GTGGCGGGAAGAACGATCTGGCAAGGGTATATTCATTTTGGGGATACGGATGTGCCCGTGAAGCTGCATACCGCGGTGAAGGAAGACCGGATTCAGTTTCACCTTCTCCACAAACGTGATCGTGTGAAATTGCACCAGCAGATGATCTGTGCGTATGAAAAAGTGCCCGTACCGTTGGAAGAACAGGCCAAAGGGTTTGAATTGGAGGATAGAAAATATATTCTTGTCGACCCTTTGGAGCTCGAACAGACCGAACCCGAAAGCAGCCGGATGATCGAAATCCACGAATTCGTCAAAACTGCACAAATCGATCCCATCTTTCTCGAGCGGGTGTACTATCTGGAACCTGATACCCTCTTGAAAGGATATAACGCGCTTGTCGAAGCGTTGCAGGAGATGGGTGTAGAAGGTATCTGCACCTGGACCATGAGGAAGCGGTCCTATCTCGGGGCCTTGCAGGCAAGCGGGCAGATCCTGCGCCTGAATACTCTGCGGTATGCCGACGAAGTGATTCCGGTAAAATCTCTTGACCTCCAGAAATTTTCTTTGTCTGAAAAAGAACTGAAAATTGGCAGCGATCTGATCAAACAGTTGACCGTTCCTTTTCAGCCGGAGAAATTCGAAAACGAACATCAGAAAAAGCTGCAAAATTTAATCGATAAAAAAGCGCGCGGAGAAAAAATTGCCATCCTGCGCCCCAGGCCCATGAAACGCACGGCACCGGATAAGCTGCTTCAGGCTCTGGAAGCGAGTCTGAAGAAAGTCGCCTAA
- a CDS encoding Ku protein, which translates to MAVQAIWSGTISFSLVAIPVQLVKAIEPGRVSLHMLHSKDYSPLARRMYCPKEEVLVPPDEIIRGFEIGPGQYLPITDKELESVSPERSRTIEIVEFIDMKEVDPIYYDHPYYLVPSKGGEKAYRLLVEVMRRTNKAGLARFVLHEREYLVAVKSTEGALTLITLHYSEEILPDEDISPQEGKIEAEEKSRIKQSIKTMLADFNPVHYADERRKKIMDLLQRKAKEKAQVEAPVVEEEAGAGPPDLIAALEESMRQVKQNR; encoded by the coding sequence ATGGCTGTGCAGGCAATCTGGAGCGGGACGATCAGTTTTAGCCTGGTAGCGATTCCGGTACAGTTGGTTAAGGCTATCGAGCCCGGGCGGGTCTCCTTGCATATGCTTCACAGCAAAGATTATTCCCCTCTCGCGAGAAGAATGTACTGTCCCAAAGAGGAGGTGTTAGTCCCGCCGGATGAGATTATCAGGGGATTTGAGATTGGACCCGGCCAATACCTACCGATAACGGACAAGGAGCTGGAATCCGTGTCTCCCGAACGGAGCCGCACCATCGAGATCGTCGAGTTCATCGATATGAAGGAAGTGGATCCTATCTATTATGATCACCCGTATTATCTTGTTCCTTCGAAAGGGGGCGAAAAAGCTTATCGGCTACTGGTCGAGGTGATGCGCCGAACCAACAAAGCCGGGCTCGCAAGATTTGTGCTGCATGAGCGTGAGTATCTCGTTGCGGTCAAAAGCACGGAGGGTGCACTGACCCTGATCACCCTGCATTACAGCGAAGAAATTCTTCCCGACGAAGACATCTCACCACAAGAAGGAAAGATCGAAGCCGAAGAGAAAAGCCGCATAAAACAGAGCATAAAAACAATGCTGGCGGACTTCAACCCGGTGCATTATGCGGACGAGCGCCGGAAAAAGATCATGGATCTCCTGCAGCGGAAGGCGAAAGAAAAAGCCCAGGTGGAAGCGCCTGTTGTAGAGGAAGAAGCGGGAGCAGGTCCGCCCGATCTGATCGCCGCTCTGGAGGAGAGCATGCGTCAAGTGAAACAGAACCGGTGA
- the ligD gene encoding non-homologous end-joining DNA ligase, translating into MSQKVVEIAGRRLSLSNLEKDLYPSFGFTKAQILEYYRRMASFILPHLQDRALTLKRYPEGVDQDFFFEKRCPFHHPAWVKTAEVRLEDKEQMTVCLVNDLSTLMWVENLASLELHVPLARAASPDTPDSMVFDLDPGEPANLLDCARVALILRDLLSPLRLTSLVKTSGQKGLHVYVPLNRAETTFEDTKKFSKAVAEIMQKNYPDLVTAKMAKEYRKAKVFINWEQNDSKKTMICVYSLRAREKPMVSCPLAWSELENLARQGDPEKLQVMYSEAVSRAEKQGDLFREVLVKRQKLPHL; encoded by the coding sequence GTGAGCCAAAAGGTTGTCGAGATCGCCGGGAGAAGACTCTCGTTATCGAACCTCGAAAAAGACCTCTATCCCTCCTTTGGTTTCACGAAGGCCCAAATCCTGGAATACTACCGGCGGATGGCCTCGTTCATCCTGCCCCATTTGCAAGACCGGGCCTTGACCCTAAAGCGCTATCCCGAAGGAGTGGACCAGGATTTCTTTTTCGAGAAGCGTTGTCCTTTTCATCATCCGGCCTGGGTGAAAACCGCTGAGGTCCGCTTGGAGGATAAAGAGCAGATGACCGTCTGCCTGGTCAACGATCTCTCCACGCTGATGTGGGTGGAGAACCTTGCGTCTCTTGAACTCCATGTGCCTCTGGCCAGGGCCGCCTCCCCCGATACCCCCGATTCCATGGTCTTCGATCTGGACCCCGGCGAACCGGCCAACCTTCTGGATTGTGCCCGGGTGGCGCTGATACTTCGGGACCTGCTTAGCCCTTTGCGGCTTACCAGCTTGGTCAAAACCTCGGGCCAAAAAGGGCTCCATGTCTATGTCCCCTTGAACCGCGCCGAGACGACCTTTGAGGATACCAAGAAATTTTCCAAAGCCGTGGCCGAAATTATGCAAAAAAATTATCCGGATCTGGTAACTGCCAAAATGGCCAAGGAATACCGGAAAGCCAAGGTTTTTATCAACTGGGAACAAAACGACTCCAAAAAGACCATGATCTGTGTTTATTCTCTGCGCGCCAGGGAAAAGCCGATGGTCTCGTGCCCCCTGGCCTGGAGCGAATTGGAGAACTTGGCCAGGCAGGGCGACCCGGAAAAGCTTCAGGTCATGTATTCGGAAGCCGTGAGCCGGGCCGAAAAGCAGGGTGACCTCTTTCGAGAAGTGCTGGTGAAGAGGCAGAAATTGCCTCATTTATGA
- the ligD gene encoding non-homologous end-joining DNA ligase: MGLKEYKSKRKFEKTPEPKPVLRQEGDHLIFVVHKHAARRLHYDLRLELEGVLKSWAVPKGPSLNPALKRLAVMVEDHPFDYQDFEGVIPEGNYGAGSVIVWDRGFYQHPSARDRKESEKLLLDGLSKGNMKFVLAGEKLKGEFALVRTRMDEKSWLLLKKKDGYATKEDVLRENRSVASNKTLEEISAANPSITSRQKDLNQIRLTEAMESADLLNAPVKPMPHGLKPMLATLVKEPFDHPEWLFEVKWDGYRAIAEIQAGKVSLYTRNQISLNKKFFPIAESLQKFEFDAVLDGEIVVVDDQGLPDFQMLQNYQKSGSGYLIYYVFDLLFLRGHDLLSLPLLRRKELLKEILPVAKDIKFSDHVWKEGVLFFNVVKEKGLEGIIAKHSQSTYRMGRRSRQWLKIKTQLAQESVIAGFTEPRGGRKYFGSLVLGVFEGDELIYIGHSGGGFGAEKLRNIYERLQPLIQEECPFKIEPTTDTPVTWVKPDLVCEVAFAGWTEDGLMRHPVFSRLREDKAPREVVREKPEEI, encoded by the coding sequence ATGGGATTAAAGGAATACAAATCCAAACGAAAGTTTGAGAAGACTCCCGAACCGAAGCCGGTCCTGAGGCAGGAGGGAGACCATCTCATTTTTGTCGTTCATAAGCACGCGGCCCGGAGGCTTCATTATGATCTCAGGCTGGAGCTGGAAGGGGTGCTGAAGAGCTGGGCGGTGCCGAAGGGGCCTTCGCTCAATCCTGCCTTAAAAAGACTGGCCGTCATGGTTGAAGACCATCCGTTTGATTACCAAGATTTTGAGGGCGTTATCCCGGAGGGCAATTACGGCGCCGGCAGCGTTATCGTCTGGGACCGGGGCTTTTATCAACACCCCTCCGCAAGAGATAGAAAGGAAAGTGAGAAACTCCTGCTGGACGGATTAAGCAAAGGGAATATGAAGTTTGTGCTCGCTGGGGAAAAGCTAAAGGGTGAATTCGCACTGGTCAGAACCAGAATGGACGAGAAGTCATGGCTACTTTTGAAGAAAAAAGATGGCTATGCAACTAAAGAGGACGTTCTTCGGGAGAACCGTTCCGTGGCGTCCAATAAGACCCTGGAGGAAATTTCCGCAGCCAACCCTTCGATCACTTCCAGGCAAAAGGATCTAAACCAGATCCGCCTTACCGAAGCAATGGAGAGCGCAGACCTGTTGAATGCACCGGTCAAACCGATGCCGCACGGCCTGAAACCGATGCTTGCGACCCTGGTTAAAGAACCGTTTGATCATCCGGAATGGCTCTTTGAGGTGAAATGGGATGGATACCGGGCCATTGCCGAAATCCAGGCAGGCAAGGTTTCGCTTTATACCCGTAACCAAATCTCCCTCAATAAAAAGTTTTTCCCAATTGCCGAGTCGCTGCAAAAATTCGAATTTGACGCAGTTCTGGACGGCGAAATCGTCGTCGTGGATGATCAGGGACTTCCCGATTTCCAGATGCTGCAAAATTACCAAAAATCTGGAAGTGGTTATTTGATCTACTATGTCTTTGATCTCCTGTTTCTCCGTGGACATGATCTTTTGAGCCTGCCCCTGCTAAGGAGAAAAGAACTGCTGAAAGAAATTCTCCCTGTTGCCAAGGACATAAAATTCAGTGATCACGTCTGGAAAGAGGGCGTCTTGTTCTTCAATGTCGTCAAAGAAAAGGGACTTGAGGGGATCATCGCCAAACATTCTCAAAGTACCTACCGGATGGGCAGGAGGAGCCGGCAGTGGCTGAAGATAAAGACGCAACTCGCCCAGGAAAGCGTGATTGCGGGATTCACGGAACCGAGAGGGGGGAGAAAATATTTCGGCAGCCTGGTCTTAGGTGTGTTTGAAGGGGACGAGTTGATTTACATCGGTCATTCGGGAGGCGGATTCGGAGCGGAGAAATTAAGGAACATATATGAAAGATTGCAGCCCCTGATCCAGGAAGAATGCCCCTTTAAAATAGAGCCGACTACCGACACTCCGGTCACCTGGGTAAAGCCTGATCTGGTCTGCGAAGTTGCTTTCGCCGGCTGGACTGAGGATGGCCTGATGAGACACCCCGTTTTTTCAAGGCTGCGCGAAGATAAGGCTCCTCGTGAAGTGGTGCGCGAAAAGCCCGAAGAAATTTGA
- a CDS encoding DUF72 domain-containing protein, translating to MKIYVGTSGYGYKEWKGKFYPEKISPKEMLRFYSERLSAVEINNTFYRMPTEGVLASWAEQVPDDFIFALKAPQVITHRKRMRNVSGETEYLFRTLSVLDRKLGPVLFQFPASFHADRPRLKDFLDLIPGNMSCAFEFRSPSWLDVEILDLLRGRGCSLCIADADENPADGIINTAPWGYLRLRRSDYTDADLSQWLEKILAQKWEKAFVFFKHEEEAKGPEMAIGFRELTDSRGKENSRPGG from the coding sequence ATGAAAATCTATGTCGGTACAAGCGGGTATGGGTACAAGGAATGGAAAGGTAAATTCTATCCGGAAAAGATCTCCCCCAAGGAAATGCTCCGCTTCTATTCGGAACGCCTCTCCGCAGTAGAGATCAATAATACTTTTTATCGCATGCCCACAGAGGGCGTCCTCGCATCCTGGGCCGAACAGGTTCCCGACGATTTTATTTTCGCCCTTAAAGCGCCTCAGGTCATAACGCATCGGAAGCGAATGAGAAACGTGAGCGGGGAGACCGAGTACTTATTTAGGACGCTTTCAGTTTTAGACAGGAAACTGGGGCCGGTCCTGTTTCAGTTTCCCGCGAGTTTTCATGCGGACCGCCCGCGGCTTAAAGATTTTCTCGACCTGATTCCCGGCAATATGTCTTGCGCCTTCGAGTTCCGCAGCCCATCCTGGCTCGATGTTGAAATTCTTGACCTCCTGCGTGGCAGAGGATGCAGCCTGTGCATCGCGGATGCCGATGAGAATCCGGCCGATGGGATTATCAATACGGCGCCATGGGGGTACCTGCGCCTGCGCCGTTCCGATTATACGGATGCCGATCTGTCACAATGGCTGGAAAAAATCCTTGCACAGAAATGGGAGAAGGCTTTCGTTTTCTTTAAACACGAGGAAGAAGCCAAAGGGCCAGAAATGGCGATAGGTTTTCGTGAGCTTACCGATTCAAGGGGAAAAGAGAATTCAAGACCGGGAGGATAA
- a CDS encoding TMEM175 family protein — translation MRKNRLEAFSDGVIAIIITILVLEIKVPHGETFQALAPLTPVFLTYVLSFGYLGIYWNNHHHMLHTCEKVTGSILWANLHLLFWLSLIPFTTGWMGENHFAATPSALYGVVLLMAAIAYFILQHVIIASQGHDSLLKKAIGRDWKGKLSTVLYVLAIPASFWLCWVAQGIYILVALIWLIPDRRIERMLSSQKT, via the coding sequence ATGCGCAAAAACAGGTTAGAAGCCTTCAGTGATGGCGTGATTGCCATTATTATCACCATCTTGGTGCTGGAGATAAAGGTTCCTCATGGCGAGACCTTTCAGGCTCTGGCGCCCTTAACCCCGGTGTTCTTGACTTATGTTTTGAGCTTCGGTTACCTGGGCATCTATTGGAATAACCATCACCACATGCTACATACCTGTGAAAAGGTGACGGGATCGATCCTTTGGGCTAACCTGCACCTCTTGTTTTGGCTGTCGCTCATTCCCTTTACCACGGGCTGGATGGGCGAAAACCATTTCGCCGCAACCCCGTCGGCCCTGTATGGGGTGGTTCTGCTCATGGCAGCCATCGCCTACTTTATATTGCAACATGTGATAATCGCCTCGCAGGGCCACGATTCGCTTTTGAAGAAGGCGATTGGCCGTGATTGGAAGGGAAAGCTGTCGACGGTCCTCTATGTCCTGGCAATCCCGGCGTCGTTCTGGTTGTGCTGGGTTGCGCAAGGTATATATATCTTAGTCGCACTGATTTGGTTGATCCCGGATCGGCGTATAGAGAGAATGCTTTCGAGCCAGAAAACCTGA
- the pgsB gene encoding poly-gamma-glutamate synthase PgsB: MFGIEIILFFFVVLVFLGVQEAFFHKRNIAKIPVRIHVNGTRGKSSVVRLIAGGLREQGIPTCAKTTGTLARFILPDGVEYPVFRPAGANVIEQVRVVAVAAANGAQVLVVECMALQPLLQWLCESSFVSATHGVITNAREDHLDVMGPEEDNVALALAGTTPIGGKLFTADIRHVPIFEQAARDRRTRLFAVGPEDMAAITDEEMARFSYVEHKENVALALKVCLDLGVPREMALRGMWKAAPDPGALTFSTIRFFGRHIYFVNAFAANDPESTERIWNLALKQHPDVEKRIVIFNCRADRPVRSRQLGEACAAWSPANHYLLMGTGTYFFTRAAISRGIAADKLIFAENKSDSDLFEHIVELAGSSAVVVGMGNTKGQGLSLSRFFRHRSILKEVLKKELP; encoded by the coding sequence ATGTTCGGGATAGAAATAATCCTTTTTTTCTTTGTCGTTCTGGTCTTCCTGGGCGTCCAGGAGGCTTTTTTTCATAAACGGAACATTGCGAAGATACCGGTCCGCATCCACGTCAACGGCACCAGGGGAAAATCCAGCGTCGTCCGGCTTATTGCGGGAGGCTTGCGGGAGCAGGGCATTCCGACCTGCGCCAAAACCACCGGAACTCTGGCCAGGTTTATCCTGCCCGACGGCGTGGAGTATCCGGTCTTTAGACCTGCGGGGGCCAATGTCATCGAGCAGGTGCGCGTCGTTGCCGTTGCGGCCGCCAACGGGGCCCAAGTCCTGGTGGTGGAGTGCATGGCGCTCCAGCCGCTGCTCCAGTGGCTCTGCGAGTCAAGTTTCGTCAGTGCGACCCACGGAGTTATCACCAATGCGCGGGAAGACCATCTTGACGTCATGGGTCCGGAAGAGGATAACGTGGCGCTAGCCCTGGCTGGGACGACGCCAATCGGGGGCAAGCTTTTTACGGCCGACATCAGGCATGTCCCTATCTTCGAGCAGGCGGCCCGGGACCGGAGGACCAGGCTATTCGCGGTGGGACCGGAAGATATGGCGGCTATTACCGATGAGGAAATGGCCAGGTTTTCCTACGTGGAACATAAGGAAAATGTGGCGCTGGCCCTCAAGGTTTGTCTCGATCTGGGAGTGCCCCGCGAAATGGCGCTTCGGGGCATGTGGAAGGCCGCACCTGACCCGGGAGCCCTCACCTTCTCCACAATCCGGTTCTTCGGCCGGCACATTTACTTCGTTAATGCCTTTGCGGCCAACGACCCGGAATCGACCGAGCGTATCTGGAACCTTGCTCTTAAGCAGCATCCTGACGTGGAAAAACGGATCGTGATCTTCAATTGCCGGGCAGACCGGCCAGTCCGTTCGCGACAGCTTGGCGAAGCCTGTGCCGCGTGGTCCCCCGCTAATCACTACCTCCTCATGGGTACGGGCACCTATTTTTTTACCAGAGCAGCCATATCCCGGGGCATTGCCGCAGATAAGCTGATCTTCGCGGAGAATAAAAGCGACAGCGACCTATTCGAACACATAGTGGAGCTCGCCGGAAGCTCCGCGGTGGTAGTGGGTATGGGGAATACCAAGGGTCAGGGACTCAGCCTTAGCCGCTTTTTCCGTCACCGGAGCATCCTGAAAGAGGTCCTGAAGAAGGAACTACCATGA
- the ggt gene encoding gamma-glutamyltransferase, which produces MHADTIAKMVSRLFLSALILLVVLPTISGSQALEEQSAPPPPPEFKSGVIAAAHPLAAEVGVDILKKGGNAVDAAVATAFALGVVEPNASGIGGGGFMQIYLPKFLGAKVVTIDYREMAPAKATAGMFLKWGVDQMKIGPRSVAVPGTVAGLTLALQKYGTMALKDVMEPAIHLAEQGFPVSNLLNSMMANNAPKLSRFPAAAKIYLKNGGPFKVGTRLYQKDLAETYRLIAAQGPEVFYQGAIAEAIANEMQRSGGLITREDLANYRAVVRSPVEGNYRGYEIISMGPPSSGGTQLIELLNILEGHDIARLGLNGPESIEIMTEAMKKAFSDRAQYIGDPDFVEIPLEELLSKEHAERLRKGMKTKPKGQLQGKLITSNSALQESDQTTHLSVADKDGNLVALSQSVDAFFGSGVVVPGTGILLNDGMGDFAPQPGEPNSIAPGKRPLSNMAPTLVLKDGRPYLAIGMPGGTRITSALTQVLMNLIDHQLTLQEAINAPRIHRHTVTGELLLESRIPNKVRNALARQGYPIVLKKDFDIYLGGAQGVMIDAKTGVLSGAADPRREGTVSGY; this is translated from the coding sequence ATGCATGCGGATACAATAGCTAAGATGGTCTCTCGCCTGTTTTTGTCGGCCCTCATCCTCCTGGTTGTCCTTCCCACCATCTCAGGAAGTCAGGCCCTGGAAGAGCAAAGTGCGCCCCCGCCACCTCCGGAGTTCAAGTCCGGAGTTATAGCTGCAGCCCACCCCCTGGCTGCAGAGGTCGGCGTAGATATTCTGAAAAAAGGGGGAAACGCGGTTGATGCCGCGGTAGCCACTGCCTTTGCTCTGGGCGTGGTGGAGCCCAATGCCTCCGGGATCGGGGGCGGGGGGTTCATGCAGATTTATTTGCCCAAGTTCTTAGGTGCGAAGGTGGTGACCATCGATTATCGCGAAATGGCGCCTGCCAAAGCGACCGCGGGGATGTTCCTGAAGTGGGGAGTCGACCAAATGAAGATTGGTCCTCGATCCGTGGCTGTGCCGGGAACCGTAGCCGGACTGACGCTGGCGCTCCAAAAATACGGCACTATGGCCCTGAAAGACGTCATGGAGCCTGCCATTCACCTCGCCGAACAAGGCTTTCCAGTTTCCAACCTTCTCAATAGCATGATGGCGAATAATGCCCCCAAGCTTTCGAGATTCCCGGCGGCCGCCAAAATCTATCTTAAGAACGGAGGCCCCTTTAAAGTGGGGACTCGCTTATACCAGAAGGACCTGGCCGAGACTTACCGTCTGATTGCAGCGCAAGGTCCAGAGGTTTTCTACCAGGGGGCTATTGCCGAGGCCATTGCCAATGAGATGCAACGATCGGGCGGATTGATCACCCGGGAGGATCTGGCAAACTACCGGGCCGTCGTGAGGTCGCCGGTCGAAGGGAATTATCGTGGTTATGAAATCATTTCCATGGGGCCGCCCAGTTCGGGAGGGACCCAGTTGATCGAGCTATTGAATATTCTTGAAGGACACGATATAGCCCGGCTCGGCCTGAACGGTCCCGAAAGCATTGAGATCATGACCGAGGCCATGAAAAAGGCATTCTCCGACCGGGCGCAGTATATAGGAGATCCAGACTTTGTGGAGATTCCCCTGGAGGAGTTGCTTTCCAAGGAACACGCGGAAAGATTAAGAAAGGGGATGAAAACTAAACCAAAGGGCCAGTTGCAGGGAAAATTAATTACGAGTAATTCTGCTCTTCAAGAGTCCGATCAAACCACCCATCTATCCGTTGCCGATAAGGATGGAAATCTGGTCGCCCTAAGCCAATCCGTTGATGCTTTCTTTGGCTCCGGGGTGGTGGTGCCGGGAACCGGAATCCTCTTGAACGACGGGATGGGGGATTTTGCTCCTCAGCCGGGCGAACCGAACTCCATTGCACCCGGGAAAAGGCCCCTGAGCAACATGGCTCCCACCTTGGTACTCAAAGACGGCAGGCCATATCTGGCCATCGGCATGCCCGGGGGGACCAGGATCACCTCGGCGTTGACCCAGGTTCTGATGAATCTCATCGATCATCAATTAACGCTGCAGGAGGCGATTAATGCGCCGAGGATTCACCGTCACACCGTAACCGGGGAGCTATTATTAGAATCCCGCATTCCCAACAAGGTTAGAAATGCTCTGGCGCGCCAAGGATATCCCATTGTTCTCAAGAAAGATTTCGATATCTATTTAGGCGGGGCCCAAGGAGTGATGATCGATGCAAAGACCGGTGTCCTTTCTGGTGCTGCCGACCCGAGGCGGGAAGGGACCGTCAGCGGATATTGA